From Solidesulfovibrio carbinoliphilus subsp. oakridgensis, the proteins below share one genomic window:
- a CDS encoding oligosaccharide flippase family protein → MPQDSQTLPRKGARPSYGILSKFVHLAGAQWIHDGLHTFFLIYLARLSTSDYGEFMVAFGLASIILFLGEFGLNQPLVASLSKKYSHKGDILAQYTMLKSILLVTGWLGVVVFIFWQGYTPGLKNLVMVISAGVGLEAIASSFFIAIRVEGRQDLEGRIRVVSGVFGYGYAIALLSLGAAPHWIALFKLIENVCNITGGVWMALKTTEFSGLALKRKSLARTWATAKNGTVFVLMALAAILYNKANLYFLQSQGGPTKVAQYSVTWELVDGISILVSNLLLSSILYPLFVRLWKNDKREFNRLASNSVRWLIGASLPIMFVLFVESDRLIGLIYGGAYFDAMWMQKWLVGTILCGFVHNLAAYLMMSQGKQRMLLFIYMGGLALNLTLCATLIPASPLLGTCLAMLITKAAVAVTTTTYCQMTMRIIDLKSLWRILVASLCAAGLYAATYRIGIREIPEILALVPFGFLAYRWKQELKAQRVQMGLT, encoded by the coding sequence ATGCCCCAAGACTCGCAAACCCTCCCCCGCAAGGGCGCTCGTCCGTCCTATGGCATCCTGTCGAAATTCGTCCACCTGGCCGGGGCCCAATGGATCCATGACGGCCTGCACACCTTTTTCCTGATCTATCTGGCCCGGCTTTCCACCAGCGACTACGGCGAATTCATGGTGGCCTTCGGCCTGGCCTCCATCATCCTTTTTCTCGGCGAATTCGGCCTCAACCAGCCGCTGGTCGCCTCGCTCAGCAAAAAGTACAGCCACAAGGGCGACATCCTGGCCCAGTACACGATGCTCAAAAGCATCCTGCTGGTGACGGGCTGGCTCGGCGTGGTGGTCTTCATCTTCTGGCAGGGCTACACGCCGGGGCTCAAGAACCTGGTCATGGTCATCTCGGCCGGCGTCGGCCTCGAAGCCATCGCCAGCTCCTTTTTCATCGCCATCCGGGTCGAGGGCAGGCAGGACCTGGAGGGCCGCATCCGCGTCGTGTCCGGCGTCTTCGGCTACGGCTACGCCATCGCCCTGCTCAGCCTCGGGGCCGCGCCGCACTGGATCGCGCTCTTCAAGCTCATCGAGAACGTCTGCAACATCACCGGCGGCGTCTGGATGGCCCTCAAAACGACCGAATTCTCCGGTCTGGCCCTCAAGCGCAAATCCCTGGCCCGGACCTGGGCCACGGCCAAGAACGGGACCGTGTTCGTGCTCATGGCCCTGGCCGCCATCCTCTACAACAAGGCCAACCTCTACTTCCTGCAAAGCCAGGGCGGCCCGACCAAGGTGGCCCAGTACAGCGTCACCTGGGAGCTGGTGGACGGCATCTCCATCCTGGTGTCGAACCTGCTTTTGAGCAGCATCCTCTACCCGCTCTTCGTGCGGCTGTGGAAAAACGACAAGCGGGAGTTCAACCGGCTGGCCAGCAACTCGGTGCGGTGGCTGATCGGGGCATCGCTGCCCATCATGTTCGTGCTCTTCGTCGAATCCGACCGGCTGATCGGCCTCATCTACGGCGGGGCCTACTTCGACGCCATGTGGATGCAGAAATGGCTGGTCGGCACCATCCTCTGCGGCTTCGTCCACAACCTGGCCGCCTACCTCATGATGAGCCAGGGCAAGCAGCGGATGCTGCTTTTCATCTACATGGGCGGCCTGGCCCTGAACCTGACACTGTGCGCCACGCTCATCCCGGCCAGCCCGCTCCTCGGCACCTGCCTGGCCATGCTCATCACCAAGGCGGCCGTGGCCGTGACCACCACCACCTATTGCCAGATGACCATGCGCATCATCGACCTCAAATCCCTGTGGCGCATCCTGGTGGCCAGCCTGTGCGCGGCCGGGCTCTACGCCGCCACCTACCGAATCGGCATCCGGGAAATCCCCGAGATCCTGGCCCTCGTGCCCTTCGGCTTCCTGGCCTACCGCTGGAAGCAGGAACTGAAGGCCCAACGGGTCCAGATGGGGTTGACGTAA
- a CDS encoding ABC transporter permease, with translation MTFDYATALVAAVLFAAAPLILAALGETISERGGVINLSLDGTILFAAMAAFAVARMSGNPWLGLLAGAGAGAAIAAVLAVFGGLWGASELAVGFVLTLFCRELAYFVGYAQARQPGPDLGTLAVPGLSDIPLLGPGIFHQSPVVLGSLAAVAVVWFFLMRTRPGLMVRAVGESPAAARARGLAVGRVRFLCCLAGGAMAGLAGGFYSLAVKPGWGHPQGCEGAGWIALAIVIFGGWKPVRVALGALFFAAIQVAGIALQDALPGLSGTLFQIAPFPVMILTLLVVNLRRSAAFREAARRVPLLGRFVPRTAGGAPGAIAGALDRGF, from the coding sequence ATGACCTTCGACTACGCCACCGCCCTCGTCGCGGCCGTGCTCTTCGCCGCCGCCCCGCTTATTCTGGCAGCGCTTGGCGAAACGATTTCGGAGCGCGGCGGGGTGATCAACCTGTCCCTGGACGGGACCATCCTCTTCGCGGCCATGGCCGCCTTTGCCGTGGCCCGGATGTCCGGCAACCCCTGGCTGGGCCTTCTGGCCGGAGCCGGGGCCGGGGCGGCCATCGCCGCGGTCCTGGCCGTTTTCGGCGGGCTGTGGGGCGCTTCCGAGCTGGCGGTCGGCTTCGTGCTGACCCTTTTCTGCCGGGAGCTGGCCTATTTCGTCGGCTACGCCCAGGCCCGACAGCCCGGGCCGGACCTCGGCACCCTGGCCGTGCCGGGCCTGTCCGACATCCCGCTCCTTGGCCCGGGGATCTTCCACCAGAGCCCGGTGGTGCTCGGGAGCCTGGCGGCCGTGGCCGTGGTCTGGTTTTTCCTCATGCGCACGCGGCCGGGGCTTATGGTCCGGGCCGTTGGCGAATCGCCGGCGGCGGCCCGGGCCCGGGGACTGGCCGTCGGCCGGGTGCGGTTTCTGTGCTGTCTGGCCGGCGGGGCCATGGCCGGCCTGGCCGGTGGCTTTTATTCCCTGGCCGTCAAGCCCGGCTGGGGCCATCCCCAAGGCTGCGAGGGCGCGGGCTGGATTGCGCTCGCCATCGTCATCTTCGGCGGCTGGAAACCGGTCCGGGTGGCCCTTGGGGCCCTCTTCTTCGCGGCCATCCAGGTGGCCGGCATCGCGCTCCAGGACGCCCTGCCCGGGCTTTCGGGCACGCTGTTCCAGATCGCGCCCTTCCCGGTCATGATTCTGACGCTCCTCGTGGTCAACCTGCGCCGCTCGGCCGCCTTCCGCGAGGCGGCCCGGCGCGTGCCGCTCCTTGGCCGGTTCGTGCCCCGCACGGCCGGCGGCGCGCCCGGAGCCATCGCCGGGGCCCTGGACCGCGGCTTCTAG
- a CDS encoding glycosyltransferase, with the protein MGYFVFAAMAAQLVMLSALFLLGRRHVLGGDGPEPMPEACPRLALIVPVTGDHPGMREAVASLLDQDYPDFTVVFVTADAADPARALVAGVAGDDPRVLLAVAGRAELCGQKNHNILAGIRAASTAEIFVFSDSSHVADRHFLTNLAAPIIRGDAPMTSGFHRIVPEDGAMGTIGMTNTCLALHLMQPLAAITQPWGGAMAISRAAFERFGLARVWARNIVDDFSMGPHLRRSGVAAWPVAAACLDTPLRAVSLARWDLWLTRQLLYLKFCIPLDWLVSILAVFILSAPPVLAALTVLGWLACLVPGGAALGTLAYLAAFLGLGLAFRTLSPRPVGLLPWLRGYAATFLMLGWCFGRTFTTNTMSWRGIDYKVGWNGVVRRIIR; encoded by the coding sequence GTGGGCTATTTTGTTTTCGCGGCCATGGCCGCGCAGTTGGTGATGCTTTCCGCTCTTTTCCTCCTCGGCCGGCGCCACGTGCTGGGCGGCGACGGTCCGGAACCCATGCCGGAAGCCTGTCCGCGCCTGGCGCTCATCGTGCCGGTCACGGGCGACCATCCGGGCATGCGCGAGGCCGTGGCCTCGCTTCTCGACCAGGATTATCCCGATTTCACGGTGGTCTTCGTGACGGCCGACGCCGCCGACCCGGCCCGGGCCCTGGTGGCCGGCGTGGCCGGCGACGACCCGCGTGTCCTTTTGGCGGTGGCCGGGCGGGCCGAGCTGTGCGGCCAGAAAAACCACAACATCCTGGCCGGCATCCGGGCCGCGTCCACGGCCGAGATTTTCGTCTTTTCCGATTCGAGCCACGTGGCCGACCGCCACTTCCTGACCAATCTGGCCGCGCCGATCATCCGGGGCGACGCGCCCATGACCAGCGGCTTCCACCGGATCGTGCCCGAGGACGGGGCCATGGGCACCATCGGCATGACCAACACCTGTCTGGCGCTCCACCTCATGCAGCCCTTGGCCGCCATCACCCAGCCCTGGGGCGGGGCCATGGCCATTTCCCGGGCCGCCTTCGAGCGGTTCGGTCTGGCCCGGGTCTGGGCCAGGAACATCGTGGACGACTTTTCCATGGGCCCGCACCTGCGCCGGTCCGGGGTGGCCGCCTGGCCGGTGGCCGCCGCCTGCCTGGACACGCCCCTGCGCGCGGTGTCCCTGGCCCGGTGGGACCTGTGGCTGACCCGCCAGCTCCTCTATTTGAAGTTCTGCATTCCGCTTGACTGGCTGGTGTCGATCCTGGCCGTCTTCATCCTGTCCGCGCCGCCGGTCCTGGCGGCCCTGACGGTCCTTGGCTGGCTCGCCTGTCTGGTCCCGGGCGGCGCTGCCCTGGGGACGCTGGCCTATCTGGCCGCCTTCCTGGGGCTCGGCCTGGCCTTCCGGACCCTGTCCCCCAGGCCCGTCGGCCTGCTCCCCTGGCTCCGGGGCTACGCGGCCACCTTTTTGATGCTCGGCTGGTGCTTTGGCCGGACGTTTACCACCAACACCATGTCCTGGCGCGGCATCGACTACAAGGTCGGCTGGAACGGCGTGGTCCGGAGGATCATCCGGTAA
- a CDS encoding ABC transporter permease gives MTGRTARLARAAFSLALALAATLAIVFAAGAPPVRTLAVMAEGGLGSFAVILRTLSAFSPLLLCGAALCITFAANLWNIGVEGQITMGAVFCLWLLRAFDPAGMVPPDLVLGLSLAAAAFGGMAWALLSGVLRTHGRVHEIFSGLGLNFVAMGVSLWLILGPWKRPGMASMSGTEPLPAAFWLPLWGGRPMSLWGLILAVAGFALAAWLLNRTFFGLALAAVRQNAMAAERLGLRPRRRMLAAMAIGGGLAGLSGGVLVTGLYHRLIPSISGNYGYTAILAVLLASGSLRFLPLACLFFAVLTVGSIQLPLTLSLDSSLAGVIQGVMVLTLFAARALWPAGPRKGA, from the coding sequence ATGACCGGCCGCACCGCCCGGCTCGCCCGGGCCGCCTTCTCCCTGGCCCTGGCCCTGGCCGCCACCCTGGCCATCGTCTTTGCCGCCGGGGCCCCGCCGGTCCGGACGCTGGCCGTCATGGCCGAGGGCGGGCTCGGCTCGTTTGCCGTCATCCTGCGCACGCTCTCCGCCTTCTCCCCGCTGCTTCTGTGCGGCGCGGCCCTGTGCATCACCTTTGCCGCCAACCTCTGGAACATCGGCGTGGAAGGCCAGATCACCATGGGCGCGGTCTTCTGCCTGTGGCTCCTGCGCGCCTTCGATCCGGCCGGCATGGTGCCGCCGGACCTGGTCCTCGGCCTGTCCCTGGCCGCCGCCGCGTTTGGCGGCATGGCCTGGGCCCTCCTGTCCGGGGTGCTTAGGACCCACGGCCGGGTCCACGAGATCTTTTCCGGCCTGGGCCTCAATTTCGTGGCCATGGGGGTCAGCCTGTGGCTGATCCTCGGGCCCTGGAAGCGGCCCGGCATGGCCTCCATGAGCGGCACCGAGCCGCTCCCCGCCGCCTTCTGGCTGCCGCTTTGGGGCGGGCGTCCCATGAGCCTGTGGGGACTCATCCTGGCCGTGGCCGGGTTCGCCTTGGCGGCCTGGCTGCTCAACCGCACCTTTTTCGGCCTGGCCCTTGCGGCCGTGCGCCAAAACGCCATGGCCGCCGAGCGACTGGGCCTTCGCCCCAGGCGCCGGATGCTGGCGGCCATGGCCATCGGCGGCGGGCTGGCCGGGCTGTCCGGCGGCGTCCTGGTCACCGGCCTCTACCACCGCCTCATTCCGTCCATTTCCGGCAACTACGGCTACACGGCCATCCTGGCCGTGCTGCTCGCCTCGGGCAGCCTGCGTTTTCTGCCGCTCGCCTGCCTCTTTTTCGCGGTCCTGACCGTCGGCTCCATCCAGCTGCCCTTGACCCTGTCCCTGGACTCGTCCCTGGCCGGGGTCATCCAGGGGGTCATGGTCCTGACCCTGTTCGCGGCCCGCGCCCTGTGGCCGGCGGGCCCAAGGAAGGGCGCATGA
- a CDS encoding radical SAM protein codes for MRKRPLTPETYYRLPWNLADNAITWLEPTTKCNLYCEGCYRENDPDGHRPLADVIRELETVKKLRRTDGISIAGGEPLIYPDIVPLVRYIASKGWKPIINSNGQALTPELVRELAAAGLIGFTMHVDSHQKRPGWKGASEKDLCELRLRLAEMIHEHGGGRVSCAFNATIYRDTLADIPMLTRWAHEHIDLVQTMVYILFRSARKQNNFDVFVHGKPVDVGDLVYQLDHQEGHQDLVSQEIADAIRLAYPEHEPCAYLNGTEDPLSMKWLLTLRAGTKDEILGYCDAKLAEWMQVFHHLFFGTYLAYTRPCWTTWLQKMAFLAPFNASLRKIFGRLLMRPKLWNKPVHIQSIMVIQPCDLFADGRQNMCDGCPDAILHDGKMVWSCRVDELEKFGAFIQCAPRGACCGGQPAAQAEPAPQPEPAAMAAPEPIAAPQPAPEPAPAPEPLPEPAPQPEPKPAPAPEPAAVAAPEPEPTPEPVAASEPVAAPEPAAEPEPAAEPAVASAPQPAPEPTVEPRLEPEPAPGPAPQPEPVVEPTPEPEPKPAPEPEPAPEPEPAPQPEPEPAPEPAAVPATRRETAPATRGMTEPAVKVDLPPAVAAPKAAPRPEPTPEPAKAAPEPAPAPEAPAKPAKAPKAAKAAQTADKQPKAAPAKKSGKTAKKKSKAR; via the coding sequence ATGAGAAAACGACCGCTTACCCCGGAAACGTATTATCGCCTGCCCTGGAATCTGGCCGACAATGCCATTACGTGGCTGGAGCCGACCACCAAGTGCAATCTGTACTGCGAGGGGTGCTACCGCGAGAACGATCCCGACGGGCACAGGCCGCTCGCCGACGTCATCCGGGAACTGGAAACGGTCAAGAAGCTTCGGCGCACCGATGGCATCTCCATCGCCGGCGGCGAGCCGCTCATCTATCCCGACATCGTGCCCCTGGTCCGCTACATCGCCTCCAAGGGCTGGAAACCCATCATCAATTCCAACGGACAGGCGCTCACCCCGGAACTGGTGCGCGAACTGGCCGCCGCCGGCCTTATCGGCTTCACCATGCACGTGGACTCGCACCAGAAGCGGCCCGGGTGGAAGGGAGCCAGCGAAAAGGACCTGTGCGAACTGCGCCTGCGCCTGGCCGAGATGATCCACGAGCACGGCGGCGGCAGGGTCTCCTGCGCCTTTAACGCCACCATCTACCGCGACACGCTGGCCGACATCCCCATGCTCACCCGATGGGCCCACGAGCACATCGACCTGGTCCAGACCATGGTCTACATCCTCTTCCGCTCGGCCCGCAAACAGAACAATTTCGACGTGTTCGTCCACGGCAAGCCCGTTGACGTCGGCGACCTCGTCTACCAGCTCGACCACCAGGAGGGCCACCAGGACCTGGTCTCCCAGGAGATCGCCGACGCCATCCGGCTGGCCTATCCCGAGCACGAGCCCTGCGCCTACCTAAACGGCACCGAGGACCCCCTGTCCATGAAGTGGCTGCTGACCCTTCGGGCCGGCACGAAAGACGAGATCCTCGGCTACTGCGACGCCAAGCTGGCCGAGTGGATGCAGGTCTTCCACCACCTCTTTTTCGGCACCTACCTGGCCTACACCCGACCCTGCTGGACGACCTGGCTCCAGAAAATGGCCTTCCTGGCCCCCTTCAACGCCAGCCTCAGGAAGATCTTCGGCCGGCTGCTCATGCGTCCGAAGCTCTGGAACAAGCCGGTCCACATCCAGTCGATCATGGTCATCCAGCCCTGCGACCTCTTTGCCGACGGCCGCCAGAACATGTGCGACGGCTGCCCGGACGCCATCCTGCACGACGGCAAGATGGTCTGGAGCTGCCGGGTGGACGAGCTGGAAAAGTTCGGCGCGTTCATCCAGTGCGCCCCGCGCGGCGCCTGCTGCGGCGGCCAACCGGCTGCCCAGGCGGAACCGGCGCCGCAACCGGAACCGGCCGCCATGGCCGCTCCCGAACCCATTGCCGCACCGCAACCGGCCCCCGAGCCCGCGCCTGCGCCCGAGCCCCTGCCCGAGCCGGCGCCGCAGCCGGAACCCAAGCCGGCCCCCGCTCCGGAACCGGCGGCCGTGGCCGCCCCGGAACCCGAGCCCACGCCGGAACCCGTAGCCGCATCGGAGCCAGTGGCCGCGCCGGAGCCTGCGGCCGAACCCGAGCCGGCTGCCGAGCCTGCCGTCGCCTCCGCGCCGCAGCCGGCTCCTGAACCGACTGTCGAGCCCCGGCTGGAGCCCGAACCGGCACCCGGGCCCGCGCCGCAACCCGAGCCCGTGGTCGAGCCGACGCCGGAACCGGAACCCAAGCCGGCCCCGGAACCGGAACCCGCCCCGGAACCGGAACCCGCCCCGCAGCCGGAGCCCGAACCGGCTCCCGAGCCGGCCGCGGTGCCCGCGACGCGCCGGGAAACCGCTCCCGCCACCCGGGGCATGACCGAACCGGCCGTCAAGGTCGACCTGCCGCCGGCCGTGGCCGCGCCAAAGGCCGCGCCCAGGCCGGAACCGACGCCCGAACCGGCAAAAGCCGCGCCCGAACCGGCCCCGGCCCCTGAAGCGCCGGCCAAGCCGGCCAAGGCCCCCAAAGCCGCCAAGGCCGCCCAAACGGCCGACAAGCAGCCAAAGGCCGCCCCGGCCAAGAAAAGCGGCAAGACCGCCAAGAAGAAATCCAAGGCCCGTTAG